The Bacteroidales bacterium genome includes the window GCAATTCCATTAAATATTGGAGCAAATACAATTTCAATTTCAGTATCTGCTTATGATGGTACTATTACAACATATACAATTACTGTTAATAGAGCTGATAGTGCTTATCTGTCATCGTTGACAGCACAGTCAGGGAATCCTATAACATTGATTCCTGCATTTTCAAAAACAGAATTTAATTATACGGCTAGTGTTGGTTATGATGTTACAGGAATGACAGTAACACCAACATCTGAAAATCCAAATGCTACAATTAAAGTAAATAATTCTGTTGTGGTAAGCGGTCAGGCATCGCAGAATATTCCTTTGAGTGTAGGCAGTAATACTATTACCATTCTTGTAACAACTCCGGGAGGATTACAGCAAACCTATACTATTAATGTAACAAAAGCTGATAGCGCATACCTGAATACCTTGGTAATTAAATCAGGAGTAGCTACGTATACGCTAAATCCTGGTTTTGCTCCGCAAACATTTAACTATACTTCAAGTGCAGGAAGTAAAAATAATGCGACTGTTACTCCTACTGCTCAATCGGCTACTGCTGTTGTAAAAGTAAATGGTACACAAATAACAACAAGCCAGCCTTCAGTTACTGTTCCGATAAATAACGGAACAAATACAATTACAATAGAAGTTACAAATGGTGGTTTTACAAATTCATACATTGTAACAATTACTAAACCCTAACAAGTTTTGTATTAATAAAGTCAGTCGTGTTTTATATATGGCTGGCTTTATTTTTATAAATAAAAATATAAAGTAAATCATATGAAAAAAATATTTTTAGAAAATAGCAATAGAGATAAAAAAATAAAACATAAAATAATTTATTTGTTATTCTTTTTTGTTTTTGTTTTTATTGGTGTAAGAGCGCAAACTACAATATATGCAACTATGGATGCATATAGAGATAATTCTATTGATGCAGGCTTTTCTATTTATAATGATGTAATGACATTATATCTGGATAATGAGTTTTCAGGTTCAACAATTGTAAATTATATAGGTGATGTTACTAATTATGGAATATCAGAATGTAAAGCTGCATTAAAATTTTCATTGCCTGGAAGTTCATTGGTAGTATCGAGTGCAAAACTTAAACTTAAAATTATTGATGTAACCAGCAGCCCTACTATTACTATTAAATCAACTGATGATAATGATTGGGAGCAAAGTGCCGTAGAAATGAATTCAACATTTCCCGATTTAGTAAATTCATCTACACTTGTATCAGGAGCAGCAATTGTTGCAGGTGATGAAGGAACATGGAAAGAATTTGATATTACAGATTTTGTAGAATCAGAAATTAGTACTTCTGATCATATAATTTCACTTGTAATTTCAGGTACCTCGTCATTAAATAACTATTTCAATTTTGTTGCAGATGATGATGCCTCAGGAGATAAAGCTGAATTAGTACTTACGTTTTACCCTGCTACTTCTACGTTTCAGACAAACGGCAACTGGTCAACATCGGGTAACTGGAACAATGGGCTTCCCGGTGAGGAAACAGATGTTATAATAAATGCTAATTGCACATTAGATCAAAATGCAGAAGTTGATGATATAATTATAAATGCAGGAAAACAACTGACTATTAATTCTGGTAAAACATTAAATGCAGGGGGTAATTTTACTATTAAAAGCAATTCAAGCAGTGAAGGTTCATTTATTGATAATGGTACTTTGAGCGTAAGCGGTACTATAAGCGTTGAACGTTATGTAAGCTCAAACAGCAGCAGTCACTGGGAATATATTTCTTCGCCTATACCTTCTGCATCATCTGATTTATTTACATCATCATCACCGACTATTCGAAACCTTTATTATTCAAATTAATCAACAAATTCATGGAGTAATTATTCAACAACATCGACAGGTAATTTAGAAGTCATGCGAGGCTATGCAAGAAAATATGTTAATGGAGAAACAGGCAGCGACGATGTGATAACTTTTACCGGAACATCATTAAACACTGGCAGTTTATCCATATCAAATCTTACAGGAACAACTATATCTTCTGTTTTCAACGGATGGAATCTTGTGGGGAATCCCTATCCCAGCGCAATTG containing:
- a CDS encoding DNRLRE domain-containing protein, which encodes MKKIFLENSNRDKKIKHKIIYLLFFFVFVFIGVRAQTTIYATMDAYRDNSIDAGFSIYNDVMTLYLDNEFSGSTIVNYIGDVTNYGISECKAALKFSLPGSSLVVSSAKLKLKIIDVTSSPTITIKSTDDNDWEQSAVEMNSTFPDLVNSSTLVSGAAIVAGDEGTWKEFDITDFVESEISTSDHIISLVISGTSSLNNYFNFVADDDASGDKAELVLTFYPATSTFQTNGNWSTSGNWNNGLPGEETDVIINANCTLDQNAEVDDIIINAGKQLTINSGKTLNAGGNFTIKSNSSSEGSFIDNGTLSVSGTISVERYVSSNSSSHWEYISSPIPSASSDLFTSSSPTIRNLYYSN
- a CDS encoding cadherin-like beta sandwich domain-containing protein, with the protein product MADINIALNKPATASNSVAPYTPDKAVDGKASSSTPFSRWLCNSVPGWICINLGVPVFTKRWVVKHLPLIGWTAPNFANSDYKLQGSNDNVNWTDIDSIVGNTASTTDRTFNPMSFQYYRVYFTKGLNTNTKMASIVEFELYQYFSSFLSALTVSSGTLSPTFNKTTLSYTDTVPYSVNSITVTPTAENAQAIIKVNNVLVPSGSASQAIPLNIGANTISISVSAYDGTITTYTITVNRADSAYLSSLTAQSGNPITLIPAFSKTEFNYTASVGYDVTGMTVTPTSENPNATIKVNNSVVVSGQASQNIPLSVGSNTITILVTTPGGLQQTYTINVTKADSAYLNTLVIKSGVATYTLNPGFAPQTFNYTSSAGSKNNATVTPTAQSATAVVKVNGTQITTSQPSVTVPINNGTNTITIEVTNGGFTNSYIVTITKP